The Amycolatopsis umgeniensis DNA segment CTCGGTGACGCCCTCGAACAGCTCCGGCCGGTTCTCCACCAGCCACTGCGCGCCGTACTTGCCGCCCGCCTCCTCGTCCGCGAGGAACGCGAAGACCAGGTCGCGCGGCGGCACGATGCCGTTGATCTTGTAGTGGCGGGCCAGCGCGAGCGTCATCGCGCACATGTCCTTCATGTCGACCGCGCCGCGACCCCAGACGTAGTCGTCCTGGATCGCACCGGAGAACGGGTGAACAGACCACTCGGAAGCGTCAGCGGGAACGGCGTCGAGGTGACCGTGGATCAGGAGCGCACCCCGCGACGGGTCGGCACCCGGCAGCCGGACGATCACGTTGTGGCGGTTCTTGCCACCGGACTCGACGTAGGTGATCTCGTAGCCCGCGTCGGTGAGCTTCTCGGCGACGTACTCCGCCGCGGCGCGTTCACCGACGAGTGTGTCGGGATCACCCGTGTTGGTGGTGTCGATGCGGATCAGTTCACTGGTGAGGGTGACTGCCTCTTCGGCGGCGGCTTCGATCAGATTCGGTTCGGTCACCAGGCATTCCTACCATTGGTGGAGCCCACCGACCCGATGCCACCGCGTGGTGGACAGCGTGTGAAGACCCACTCCCCCACGCGGCGCCGTGTCGGCGCAGGCGCACGCTCGAAGCCCCGTCCGGCGAACAACGCGCTTCGGCGAGACCAGGGTGCAGGGCGTACTGCGGGTAGAGGAACGCATACCGCTCACGCTCCTCCTGACACACCGTGAACAGCTCTTCGAGAGTGCCAGGACGGAGCGTGCTTCCTGCGGTCGGTGGCGGCCTCTCCCCCGTTACCCCGAAGCGGTAAGCGGCGCTAAGGGTGACGTATGGCATGTGCTTGGCGAGGCGCCTGCCTGGCCACGGTCGTCGCTCCCCGCGGCCGGGCCAGAACGACCGGCCGCCGGGAAACGGCGAAATTCGGGTTGTGGTCAGACGGTGGGCGCGGTGCCGGCTGTCGTCGCCCCGGTGCGGATGGTGTGACTCTCCGGGGCGGCGTTGACCGCGCCGAGGTTCCAGGGCAGCGTGATCCGCGGGTCACTGGTGTCGCCGCGCGGACTGGTTTCCTGGGGCGCGGTGACCGTGATCGCCAGCGGTGTCTGCTGCTGGGGTGAGCCGATCGCGGTCCAATGCAGCGGGATGTAGGCCGAGGAGCCGTCGCTGATTTCCACCGACGGAGCGTCCGGTGCGGCGTCCGAGGACAGCATCACGTCGTGGGCGCCGACGAGGTCGATGGGCAGCGCTCCGGGCAGCGTGCAGGTCTCGCCCGACCTCGCGGTGAACTGGATGGCGGCGTCCCGTCCCCCTGCGCCCGCTCCGCCGTAGACGAGCCGGCTGGTGACCTGGCCCGACGTGCAGTGGAAGTCGGTGGGCATCGCGCCGGCGGTCCCGGCGGTCAGGACGGTGGCCCCGGCCGCCGCTCCGGCGACGAGCAGGACCGCGGCGCTCCGGCGGACATTCGTGCGAGTGGTCATCGATCTTCCCCTTCTGCCGTACTCCGGGACGGACGGTCCGGTCCCGGCGGCGACCGGTGGCGTCATGCCGACCAAGATCGCTCTCGCCACTGAAGTGCCCATCCCGCGGCCCCGACATGCGACAACGTGAGATTGATCAGTCAGAAGCAACTTGAATACGACTTACGCGTCTCGTCGACCAAGGGTGCGCTCTCATACCGGGAGTTCCGTACCGACTCCGCGCCCCTGCGTGATCCGGCCCGCAGCTCGAGGCACGGGCAGTTTCAGCCGCACGGTCAGGGGGTAACCGGGAACGCAGTTGCTTGTACAGGGAGATCCTTGAGCACGGCCAGCGAGGAGAAGGTGATGACGCAGAGTCCGAACTCGATGGGGCAATCGGTGAGCACCAGCGTGACTGGCGTACGCGAACTCGCCGCGGAGGCGGGAAAGGCCGGTGCCGAAGCGGTCGCCGACGTTGCCAGTATCGCCGAGCGGAAGTTCTCCGAGGCAGCTGACGAAGTCACCAAGACGACCCGCCGGGCACGTCGGGATTTTGTCAGGCAAACACGGAAAACCCGCAAGGAAATCCGGGAGAACTCGTCTGCCGTGCGCGATGAGACACTCACGAGGATGGCCGGGTTGCGCGAGCCTGGACGCAGGGCGACAAAAGCGGCGGTGCTCGCCGCGAAATCAACCCGCGAGCCTGGGCGGCGGGGCAAGAGGCGGCGAGCCGCCGCGAAGGCAAACCTGGGCGAAGCCCTGGCCGAGGCCAAGAGCGTGGCACGAGGTGAAGGTCTCCCGAGGTCCCGCCCCCGCTGGCCAT contains these protein-coding regions:
- a CDS encoding DUF4232 domain-containing protein yields the protein MTTRTNVRRSAAVLLVAGAAAGATVLTAGTAGAMPTDFHCTSGQVTSRLVYGGAGAGGRDAAIQFTARSGETCTLPGALPIDLVGAHDVMLSSDAAPDAPSVEISDGSSAYIPLHWTAIGSPQQQTPLAITVTAPQETSPRGDTSDPRITLPWNLGAVNAAPESHTIRTGATTAGTAPTV